A region of Mesoplodon densirostris isolate mMesDen1 chromosome 11, mMesDen1 primary haplotype, whole genome shotgun sequence DNA encodes the following proteins:
- the CELA1 gene encoding chymotrypsin-like elastase family member 1 produces MLRLLVFTTLVLYGHSAQDFPETNARVVGGTEARRPSWPSQISLQYQSGGSWFHTCGGTLIRRNWVMTAAHCVDNQMSFRVVVGDHNLSHNDGTEQYVRVQRIEVHPHWNSNNMAAGYDIALLRLAQNVTLNSYVQLGVLPKEGTILANNSPCYITGWGRTRTNGQLAQTLQQAYLPTVDYATCSSSSYWGSTVKNTMVCAGGDGVRSGCQGDSGGPLHCLVNGQYTVHGVTSFVSSLGCNVSRKPTVFTRVSAYISWINNVIANN; encoded by the exons ATGCTGCGCTTGCTGGTGTTCACCACGCTGGTCCTTTATG GACATAGTGCCCAGGACTTTCCAGAAACGAACGCCCGGGTAGTTGGAGGGACTGAGGCCCGGAGGCCTTCTTGGCCCTCTCAG ATTTCCCTCCAGTaccagtctggaggttcctggtTTCACACCTGTGGAGGGACCCTCATCAGACGGAACTGGGTGATGACAGCTGCTCACTGTGTGGACaa ccaAATGAGCTTCCGTGTGGTGGTTGGAGACCACAACCTGAGCCATAACGACGGCACCGAGCAGTACGTGAGAGTGCAGAGGATCGAGGTGCATCCGCACTGGAACAGCAACAATATGGCTGCAGG CTATGACATCGCCCTGCTGCGCCTGGCCCAGAACGTTACCCTCAACAGCTATGTCCAACTGGGTGTTCTGCCAAAGGAGGGAACCATCCTGGCTAACAACAGCCCCTGCTACATCACAGGTTGGGGCAGGACCAGGA CCAATGGGCAGCTGGCCCAGACCCTGCAGCAGGCTTACCTGCCCACCGTGGACTATGCCACCTGCTCCAGCTCCTCTTACTGGGGCTCCACCGTGAAGAATACCATGGTGTGCGCTGGAGGAGACGGAGTTCGCTCTGGATGCCAG GGTGATTCTGGGGGCCCCCTTCATTGCTTGGTGAATGGCCAGTATACTGTCCACGGTGTGACCAGCTTTGTGTCCAGCCTGGGCTGTAATGTCTCCAGGAAGCCCACAGTCTTCACTCGGGTCTCTGCTTACATCTCTTGGATAAATAAC GTCATTGCCAACAACTGA